A stretch of the candidate division WOR-3 bacterium genome encodes the following:
- a CDS encoding ATP-dependent Clp protease ATP-binding subunit, which produces MNSENFTLRYRKIIMSAQKNSKLHKRGYYTTLDILYAILTETNCFAVKIFQKLGVDISLMKKIIAARIYKNDLYRETPRYPPNFKDPVPTIEVESVIQGSMKKAEELSHMFIGTEHLVLSVLDNIHSAAGEVMKSLDITYVQFSAGLQNLIEESDFSVKEEDKRKIGRSRENIDDEEEDKFALEDFCRDLTSLAEEGKLDPIIGRDKEIERVIQVLSRRRKNNPVLIGEAGVGKTAIVEGLAQKVVQGHVPPSLIGKKFYQLNLASVVAGTKYRGQFESRMKSIIETIKNRDDIVLFIDELHTIVGAGSAEGSLDASHILKPSLARGEIKCIGATTVAEYHRHIEKDGSLKRRFQPILVESPGISEAINILKGLREKYEEHHGVSYEDSALKAAAILADRYITDRQLPDKAIDVIDETGARVKLSSVPPYPDLVEDEIRLKNILEVKIKAVSDQQYEKAAEFRDKEAKIRAEIDTKQKEWLKMSDKVTPVVTEEDVREVVSMWTNVPIQRLQEKEHDKLVNLEDLLAAKVISQTEAIKAVSRAIRRGRMGLKDPKRPLGSFLFLGPTGVGKTELARSLAEILFGSKSNLIRIDMSEYMEKYSVSRLIGSPPGYIGYGEQNPVIEEIRVKPYSVVLFDEIEKAHIDVLNILLQLLEEGEITDSLGRKISFRHSVIIMTSNIGTKDITRSKPMGFGSTPENIDYDKMKENILSELKRIINPEIINRIDEVVVFRRLTREDMKKIIELVFEEVKERVKEKEIGIELSESAKELLVEEGYDPSFGARPLRRAFRRYVEDPLVEEFLQGSVKVNDVVVIERSGKELRFVVKDVKCMLNIPVEKTEDLAGMPGESSAGG; this is translated from the coding sequence ATGAACAGCGAAAATTTTACATTGAGATACAGAAAAATAATTATGTCTGCGCAGAAGAATTCGAAGCTTCACAAGAGAGGCTATTACACGACACTGGATATTCTCTACGCGATTTTGACAGAGACGAACTGCTTTGCAGTAAAGATATTTCAAAAACTCGGCGTTGATATTTCACTGATGAAAAAGATAATTGCCGCAAGAATCTACAAAAATGATTTATACAGAGAGACTCCGAGATATCCGCCGAATTTCAAAGATCCCGTCCCGACAATAGAGGTCGAGAGCGTGATTCAGGGTTCCATGAAAAAAGCGGAAGAGCTTTCACACATGTTCATCGGCACAGAACACCTTGTGCTGTCCGTTCTCGACAACATACATTCTGCGGCCGGAGAAGTGATGAAAAGCCTTGATATTACTTATGTCCAATTCAGTGCAGGACTGCAGAACCTCATAGAAGAGAGTGATTTTTCCGTGAAAGAAGAGGACAAGAGGAAGATTGGACGCTCCCGCGAAAACATCGACGACGAGGAAGAAGATAAGTTCGCACTCGAAGATTTCTGCAGAGATCTTACGAGTCTCGCGGAAGAAGGAAAGCTTGATCCGATAATCGGCAGAGACAAAGAAATCGAAAGAGTCATACAAGTCCTTTCCAGAAGAAGGAAAAACAATCCGGTGCTGATAGGAGAAGCCGGTGTCGGAAAAACAGCCATTGTCGAAGGTCTCGCGCAAAAAGTAGTTCAGGGACACGTTCCTCCTTCTCTCATAGGTAAAAAGTTTTATCAGCTCAATCTCGCTTCGGTTGTAGCCGGAACGAAATACAGAGGTCAGTTCGAAAGCAGGATGAAATCAATAATTGAAACTATAAAGAACAGGGATGACATAGTTCTTTTTATTGACGAACTGCACACGATTGTTGGGGCGGGTTCAGCGGAAGGTTCCCTCGACGCCTCCCACATTCTGAAACCTTCTCTGGCGAGAGGTGAAATTAAATGCATTGGAGCCACGACCGTGGCTGAATATCACAGACACATTGAAAAAGACGGTTCTCTGAAGAGAAGATTTCAACCGATACTTGTTGAATCCCCGGGGATTTCAGAAGCAATAAACATACTTAAAGGTCTCAGGGAAAAATACGAAGAGCATCACGGTGTCAGTTACGAAGACAGCGCTCTAAAAGCAGCGGCTATCCTCGCCGACAGATACATAACGGACAGACAGCTTCCCGATAAAGCAATAGACGTCATCGATGAAACCGGAGCCAGAGTCAAATTATCCTCCGTGCCCCCGTATCCTGATCTTGTGGAAGACGAAATACGGCTTAAAAATATCCTCGAAGTCAAGATAAAAGCCGTATCGGATCAGCAATACGAAAAAGCCGCGGAATTCAGGGACAAGGAAGCCAAAATAAGAGCAGAGATTGACACCAAGCAGAAAGAATGGCTCAAGATGTCTGACAAGGTCACTCCGGTAGTGACCGAAGAAGATGTCAGGGAAGTGGTCAGCATGTGGACGAATGTACCCATTCAGAGGCTTCAGGAAAAAGAACACGACAAACTCGTCAATCTCGAAGATTTGCTTGCGGCCAAAGTCATAAGCCAGACTGAAGCAATCAAAGCAGTCAGCAGAGCGATCAGAAGGGGAAGGATGGGTTTAAAAGACCCAAAAAGACCTCTTGGATCGTTTCTTTTTCTCGGACCTACGGGCGTGGGTAAAACGGAACTGGCGAGATCCCTGGCTGAAATCCTTTTCGGAAGCAAGAGCAACCTCATAAGGATTGACATGAGCGAATACATGGAAAAGTATTCCGTGTCAAGACTCATCGGCTCTCCGCCCGGTTACATAGGATACGGCGAACAAAATCCCGTGATTGAAGAAATCCGCGTCAAACCTTATTCGGTCGTTCTTTTTGATGAGATTGAAAAAGCCCACATCGACGTCCTGAACATATTGCTTCAGCTTTTGGAAGAAGGCGAAATCACCGACAGCCTCGGCAGAAAAATAAGTTTCAGGCACAGTGTGATAATAATGACTTCGAACATTGGCACAAAAGACATAACCCGTTCGAAACCGATGGGATTCGGTTCTACACCGGAAAATATTGATTACGATAAAATGAAAGAAAACATTCTCTCGGAGCTTAAAAGAATAATAAATCCGGAAATCATAAACAGAATTGACGAAGTGGTCGTATTCAGAAGACTTACGAGAGAAGACATGAAAAAGATAATAGAACTCGTGTTCGAAGAGGTCAAAGAGAGGGTGAAGGAAAAAGAAATCGGAATTGAGCTTTCTGAAAGCGCCAAAGAACTTCTCGTCGAAGAAGGATACGACCCTTCCTTCGGAGCCCGGCCTTTGAGGAGGGCGTTCAGGAGATACGTCGAAGACCCTCTTGTCGAGGAATTTCTGCAGGGTTCGGTAAAGGTCAACGATGTAGTTGTAATAGAGAGGTCCGGTAAAGAATTGAGATTTGTAGTAAAAGACGTTAAGTGCATGCTCAATATACCAGTTGAAAAAACCGAAGATTTGGCAGGAATGCCGGGAGAGAGTTCCGCCGGCGGGTGA